One Drosophila ananassae strain 14024-0371.13 chromosome XR, ASM1763931v2, whole genome shotgun sequence genomic window, GCCTGACTCACCCCCCGATCTCCATCTGGGCTGCCATTCACGTAATCTCCCCGGGTTAGTGCCCCTGAAGATCACCGCGTTGCGTTTCCATTTGTCTAATGGCCAAATGGCAAGTAACAGTCGCTTTTGATACCCTCCTGGCGTTTATGTAAGCCGAAACCCTCCGAAACCCTCTGCGTTTATGTAAGCTAGAGCTTTATTAATTATGATACCTGAGAAGCCCGTCTTGATGATCGAGAATCCGGCCGGGCGACGGCCTCTGGATATTCTAGTTCGGGGGCtacagctttttttttttattagccaGGCAAAGGTCGTCCCATTACGAGTGGTTCGTACTTATCAGAGCAAGACCCGTCCTAATGACAAACGACAATTACCGGGCATTATCGTACATTTTATTTGACGGAATTAAGTAATTGAGTTGCCCAGAAGTAGTCCCAGGGCCCGACGGGCCAAGACTTACTCGAATTGATTTATCTTAATGCGAATTGCAACATTATATGGTAGCAGCGTTTTCCTAACGAGGTTCGCCCACAAAATGACAAATTATTGGCTGCCATTGATTGGCAGAGGAGCTGTGTGCGAAAGTGGAAAAAGTGACCAACATACTGAGCTCTGAGCTCTGGTGGACGTCACATATTGCACAATAGTCGTTTAAGGAGGCGTGGGCGAGTGGGCGAGTGGGCGGACCCAAGGGACACGCCCCTCCCAGCCAAGTGAAGCGGGACTCTGCGGCGATCTTATATATGCTGGCAGGGGCGCATTCCCGGGATCAGTTACCTCTCAATCGGCGGCCAATGGAAAACCTACGAGTGCAGCACCTGCTGGTCCTCGGCCTGATACTCGGGACTCCAGGATGCCTGGAAGCTAAGCCGCGAAAGCTCCATAGAGGAGGCATGGAGCTGCAGTCGCACTATTTGAAGGCCATCGCGGCGCACAGGCGGCTGGAGCGGGTCCTGGAGAAGGAGGAGCTCCTGGCGGTCATGGCCATCGGATTGCTGAACGGAGCTCGCCAGGCAGAGGCCCAGATGGAGCAGCACCTTGCCGACGGCGTCCGGGAGCTGCTCGAGAAAATGAACTTCACGGAAAGTAGCCGGATCGTCTCCCACATCGACGCCATCGAGCACCAGATGGCCCGGGACAGAAGGGCCCTGGACATACTCACGCGGGCGGTGGACGTCCTCGCCCAAAAAAAGGACGAGCAGGAGTTCCTGGGTCAGCTGCGGGACATGGCCCAGCAGCAGAGGGAGGAGGAGCTGCTCCAGCAGGAGCTGTCCGCCGACGTCACGGACCAGCCCCACCTGGGCGAGCGATTGGGCAGACTACGGAGGAACATCCTCAAACAGGTGCCGCAGATGAAGCTAGACCTGGACGTGAAGATAGAGAAGGCTCTGAAGCACTTCCTGGACGAAGCTCCAGAAGACGGGGTCTTGGCCAAGGCCAAGGGAAAGATGACCCGAAAACGGCAGGCAAACAGGCTGGATCAGGATTCCAGGAGGGAGCAGGATCAGCAGCAGGAGCCATCGGAACGCCAGGAAATCCCAGAGGAGATGAGAATCATAAAATCAATCTTGTCAGAGGTGGCTATTCTCGAAAATTTGTTTGCAATCTTTGGTCGCCAGAGTTGAGAATTTCAGGCTCATGAATTGCGCTTCCAGGACGACTTCCGGGAGAATCTGGTGGaccagcaggagcagcagcagaagcagatCCAGGTCCAGGAGAGACGGCCCAAGCCCGAGGACGCCCTGGAAACGGACATGCCAGTGAGTTTCGGAATCCACTTTCTAATGTGACTAACCTGTCTTGTGTTGCGATTTAAAAAACCAATCCTGACTTGGAAATCCTTAATGTGTAACGGTCTCCAGACCAAAAGTCCCAATATTACAGTGAAGCCTAGGATAATGATCAGGCCGGAAAAGCAGGAGGAGGCACCCGGCGGTGCAGGATCCTCTGAGCTGGAgaacgaggacgaggaggaagCCGACACAGCCGGAGGAGGTGGCGGTGGAGGGCTAGTGGGGATCATAGGAGGCCTGAGCGGTGTGAGTAATGATTCCTGAGAATATCTTAGACTCATTGACTGAAACGTATACATTGGGCTCTCCCAGGGCGAAGGTGGATCAGATGTGGGAGCCCTCATTGGTGCTCTTACTGGCGTGGTGTCCACTCTGTTTGGGGTAAGGTTATGGACGGTCCTCCCAAGCCCAGTAACACATCTTTCAATTGCCCTTTTGTAGCCTGGAGGCCTTGATGTGGAGGGTCTGATCAAAACTTCCACTTCCCTGATAGCTGGACTTCTCGCAGGAAACAAGAACTTTGGTCTCGTCCTGGGACAGTACGTAGGCACGGCTCTGGACGGACTctcaggaggaggaggagctgtaCGTTAATAAAAATTGGATTTGGAGATACAAAGGAGACTTACACCCTCGATTTTTTCAGATTAACAACGGCCAGTTTTTGGGAAACTTCCTGGGAACTGTGATAGCCGCTCTGAGCGCAGTATTTATCCAATCGATTTATAAACCGTTCTACTAATC contains:
- the LOC6501903 gene encoding uncharacterized protein LOC6501903 isoform X2; this translates as MLAGAHSRDQLPLNRRPMENLRVQHLLVLGLILGTPGCLEAKPRKLHRGGMELQSHYLKAIAAHRRLERVLEKEELLAVMAIGLLNGARQAEAQMEQHLADGVRELLEKMNFTESSRIVSHIDAIEHQMARDRRALDILTRAVDVLAQKKDEQEFLGQLRDMAQQQREEELLQQELSADVTDQPHLGERLGRLRRNILKQVPQMKLDLDVKIEKALKHFLDEAPEDGVLAKAKGKMTRKRQANRLDQDSRREQDQQQEPSERQEIPEEMRIIKSILSEDDFRENLVDQQEQQQKQIQVQERRPKPEDALETDMPTKSPNITVKPRIMIRPEKQEEAPGGAGSSELENEDEEEADTAGGGGGGGLVGIIGGLSGGEGGSDVGALIGALTGVVSTLFGPGGLDVEGLIKTSTSLIAGLLAGNKNFGLVLGQYVGTALDGLSGGGGAINNGQFLGNFLGTVIAALSADPEEEGPPQPLTFTKNFITSFLEAKFTPISDDVSEERHGSEELPRPRKKKEGGGWAATAASHFDSGGFVKQVASHLVSNALGLLLNAGLGASGGASSASKGIFASSSSAHHGGGVAEHHHRSWSAQDQGVHYEDEPF
- the LOC6501903 gene encoding uncharacterized protein LOC6501903 isoform X1; the encoded protein is MLAGAHSRDQLPLNRRPMENLRVQHLLVLGLILGTPGCLEAKPRKLHRGGMELQSHYLKAIAAHRRLERVLEKEELLAVMAIGLLNGARQAEAQMEQHLADGVRELLEKMNFTESSRIVSHIDAIEHQMARDRRALDILTRAVDVLAQKKDEQEFLGQLRDMAQQQREEELLQQELSADVTDQPHLGERLGRLRRNILKQVPQMKLDLDVKIEKALKHFLDEAPEDGVLAKAKGKMTRKRQANRLDQDSRREQDQQQEPSERQEIPEEMRIIKSILSEAHELRFQDDFRENLVDQQEQQQKQIQVQERRPKPEDALETDMPTKSPNITVKPRIMIRPEKQEEAPGGAGSSELENEDEEEADTAGGGGGGGLVGIIGGLSGGEGGSDVGALIGALTGVVSTLFGPGGLDVEGLIKTSTSLIAGLLAGNKNFGLVLGQYVGTALDGLSGGGGAINNGQFLGNFLGTVIAALSADPEEEGPPQPLTFTKNFITSFLEAKFTPISDDVSEERHGSEELPRPRKKKEGGGWAATAASHFDSGGFVKQVASHLVSNALGLLLNAGLGASGGASSASKGIFASSSSAHHGGGVAEHHHRSWSAQDQGVHYEDEPF